In a genomic window of Erinaceus europaeus chromosome 12, mEriEur2.1, whole genome shotgun sequence:
- the RPL38 gene encoding large ribosomal subunit protein eL38 — protein MPRKIEEIKDFLLTARRKDAKSVKIKKNKDNVKFKVRCSRYLYTLVITDKEKAEKLKQSLPPGLAVKELK, from the exons ATG CCCCGCAAGATCGAGGAGATCAAGGACTTTCTGCTGACGGCGCGGCGCAAGGACGCCAAGT CTGTCAAGATCAAGAAGAACAAAGATAATGTGAAGTTCAAGGTGCGGTGCAGCAGATACCTTTACACGCTGGTCATCACGGACAAGGAGAAGGCGGAGAAACTGAAGCAGTCCCTGCCCCCAG gtttggCAGTAAAAGAGCTGAAATGA